GACGTCTGGGGATCCAGAACTTCTTCCCGTACCCCGTCTGTTTCCCACCAATAATTCATAGCGTCAATTACAAGTTTGCCATCAAGCGCCGTAGCCGGGATTTGCCGGTAACGACTCAGCGGTAATGCTAAAATAATTAACTCACTGTTGGCGATGACATCCTGATTTTCCGACGCAATTGCACCCGGAACTAGTGTTTGAATCGTTAGTTCAATTTTGCTTACTTTGCCAGAGCCCGAAATGCGAACGTCATACCCGGCCGCCAATGCCAGTTCCGCTAAGACGATACCAACTTTACCGGCGCCGAGGATTCCAACGTTTTTGACTGTCATTTGGTCGTCACCTGCTTCGCTTGTAAAATAGTTTTAACTTGTGGAATCACCTGTGTCGCATACAATTCAATCATCCGTTCACGTTGAGCCGCCGTTTGATTACCGGCCCCGTATACCAAGTCAAAGCGCCCCAGCCCTAGTGTTTCAATCGTCGTCGCGATCCGTTGCGCAACCACGGTCGGCGTTCCAACATAAAACGACCCGTATTTTGTTTCACGGTCAAATTGTTCGTGACTCATTGGCGCCCATCCCCGGGTCAATCCAATGCGATCAAAATTAGCTTTGATATTTTGATAAGCCACCGTCAAGGCCTCATCCTGATCATCCGCAATGAATCCATGCGAATGCACCGCAATCGGATAAGCTGGCTGATTGAACTTTTTAGCGGCTTCGTGATACAGTTTGATATACGGTTTAAATCGGTCCGCCCGGCCACCGATGATTGCAATGATGACTTTATAGCCAATCTTAGCCGCGCGAATAATTGATTCTGGTGAACCACCAATCCCAATGTAAGTCTCAAGTTCACCAGTAGCTGTCTTTGGATACACGTCTTGATTCGTTAACGAAGCCCGAAACTTACCCGACCAAGTCACCGGCTTTTCCGTTCGCAATTGGTCATATAGTGCGAGTTTTTCGTTAAATAGGTCATCATAATCCGTCAAATCATAGCCAAATAACGGGAACGATTCGGTAAACGACCCCCGTCCTAACATCACTTGGGCGCGCCCATTAGACAGGCCGTCTAACGTTGCAAACCGTTCATAAACTCGAACCGGGTCATCGGAACTCAGCACCGTTACTGCTGACGCTAATTTGATGTGCTGGGTCACGGCAGCGGTGGCTGCTAACACCGTTTCCGGACTTGAGACACTGTAGTCTGGTCGGTGATGTTCACCAATGCCAAAAACATCCAGCCCATACTGATCCGCTAACTGACCTTCGCGCACGATTTGGCGCAATGACTCTCCCGCCGACTGTAAACTACCATCCGTTTTCGCCACAATATCCCCAAATGTTTCTAACCCAAACTCTAGTTGATTAACATCAATCATCTTAATGCCCCCATTACTTTTATTTTACTTACTTTTAGTAAGTGGTTGATGTTAATATATCGTATTATCTCTTTAAATGCAACTGATAGGCACAGCTTGACAGTCACCTTCAATCATGATTAAAACAATCTGCCAATTGGATGAATTCCGGTTCGGTAGTAATTCAGCGATACAAGCATCGCACAGAATAAAAAGAGGTATTCAATTAGAATACCTCTCCGTAACTCATCCGTAAGTTGTTCCGAACCAATCATCATTGCAAAAATCAAGTTTGCACATGCTATCTAGCTCTGGGCCTGCCGTTGCGTCTCATGACGTTGTGCCCATAAGTTGATCACTAAAGCGACAATCATTAATCCGAACGCAACAATCATGATATTTTGTAGTCCAGTGTGTAAGATGCCACGCATCATCGGCACTAGGTGCGCTGGTAGCCGGCCCGCCCGACTAGCATCACTTAACTGGTTCATCATCGCCATGGTGATTTTACCATCCGATCGTGCCACCCCACTAGTCAGAGCTTGGTTCATGATTAGCCCAAAGATAGCCGTGGTAAACGTCTGGCTGAGCATCCGAATCAAATAACTAAACGAAGTCGCAACTGGAATGTCACGTTGATCAGCGTCTACTTGGACCTTAACCTGCAGCTCATTAAAGCAGGCCCCATTGCCCCAACCTTCAAAGAAGCCAGCTAAGAGTAAGACCCAGTATGGAAGCTTAACACCGCCAATCATCAATGGAACGAAGGTCAGCGTCAAAATGATAATATTGATCGTCAAGACGCGATGGGGCGTCAAGTGCCGCCGCATGCGGGGAACTGATTCACTACCCCCAAAATTAGCAAAAGCACTTGGAATCTGCGTGGCTCCCCCAATTAACGCTGACGTCCCTAGCAAGCCCTGAGCCCACATCGGACTGTACGTCAAAAAGGCAACGAACGCGCCCCAAATAAGCACAAATAAGACGAAATCGACCACTAACGGCGCGTTCTTAAACAGGCGGCCCGGAATAACCGGGTCCACAGCGCGACGTTCCACGATGGTTAAACTGCCCAACACAATGAGCGCCCCCACGATCACGATCGCGACAATCCATAACGACACCATGCCGATCAGTTCAATACCACCAAGCAAACTGATGATCCCAACCGCCATCAATAACGCCCCTGCACGATCCATTGGTTGCAAGTTATGTTCCCGCTTAGGTTCTTGATAGAAGATTTGTAACAGCACGGCTGAGACAATCCCAATTGGTACGTTGAGGTAAAAGATCCAGTGCCAAGACCACACATCGACAATCACACCACCGACCATGGGGCCAATAATCGTTGCCATACTAAAGCAAGCCGAGACTAGTCCCAGTGCCCGCATTCGATCACGCGGATTCTTAAAAATGTCCGCATACATGATGTAAGGTAAGGAAATCATCCCCCCGTTGCCGAGACCCGCAACACCCCGAGCAATAATCAAAAACCAGATGTTGGGTGCTAATCCTTGTAGTAAGGAGCCGACAATAAAGAGTGCCGTCGTCATTTGATAAGCTCGCTTATTACCAAAGCGCTCACCCATTTTTGACCAGATCAAGGTCGAAACTGCCGTTCCTAGTAAGAAAACAGCGACGATCCACGCCATTAACCGTAGACCGTGTAAATCCGCAATAATTGCTGGTAGCGCCGTATTCACATTCGTACTATCGATACCAGCCATAACGTTCGATAGTAACAGGGCGCCCTGAACAAAATAAATGGCCCGTCGATTCACAACAAAACTTCTTTCTATAATTGCTAAACATCTCGTCAGTCGTTCAGCTAAAAGTTACCTCAATCCAACCCGTTGAAATTCACTATTTCATACTGATCAATTAACGCACAATTTCTAGTATACCGCTTTACCCCCACCGCAAGGCAAGTCTAAATCTTGATTTAAATTCATGATGAACAAGACTTTCCACTGCCGATTTATAAAGCACCCGTGACAAGCCATTTTTGAGCCTAATTCGTAGATCCACCTCTATCTTGTCAAAGCTTCGTTGACGGTACCGCATTAAAATTCCGCAACTAAAAAGGCATAACCGAAAGCCATGCGGATTTCGGTTACGCCTTTTAAAATATACGAATCAGCTTTGAACTAATTTGTCTTTTCAATCAATTTCATTGCTGCATCGTAAGCCCGATCATTATCACTGATCTTATTAGCTAATTCAGTCTCGATCTTAGTCAGTGTCTGTTTATCGACCTTGCCATTGACCGTTAACTTGGCATGCTTTTGATACTGCTTGACCGCACTGGTGGTTGAATCACCAAAGTAGCCATTAACGGTTCCTTTAAAGTAACCTAAGGCTTGCAAGTACTTCTGGAACGTCTTGACATTGCTATTGACCTTGTCAGCTTGTAAATCACTGACCTTGCTAATAACCGTCAAGCTTGCATAACTCGGCTCATCAGCTTTAACATCAGGTGTCAAGCCCTTCTTGTTGATCCAAGTGCCGTTTGGTGTCAGCCACTTCGCGACCGTGATCTTCATCTCAGTCTTATCATTAAAAGTCGTCACCGTTTGAACGGTCCCCTTACCATATGACTGTGACCCGACCAGTTTAACACCTGCCGATTGATGCAAGGCTGCGGAGAAGATTTCAGCTGCCGAAGCACTCCCACCATCAATTAAGACGGTCGTTGGCTTCGTTTCTTTAAAGCCACCATCATACTTCTTGGACGCCGTGTATTTTTCGGTCGAACCATCGCGTGCTTGGACCTGCATGATCGTCTTACCATTCTTCAAGAAGATTGAGGCCATCTTCAAGGCAGCCGTCATCAACCCGCCAGGATTACCACGCATATCGATGACTAACTTCTTGGCCCCCTTCTTATCGAGTGCCTTCAACGCCGTCTTAAATTCCTTAGCAGTATTCGTCGAGAAGGTCGATACCGTAATATAACCGATCTTCTTATCGCCACCGACTAACTTATAATCAACGGTCGTCACTGGAATCTTAGCCCGCTTCAAACTTACGGTAAAGGTTTGACCACTGCGTTCAATCGTCAATTTGACCGTCGTACCGATCTTACCACGCATCATGCTAACGGCTTGTGTCAAGGTCTTACCGGCCACTGACTTGCCATTGACCGCCTTAATAATGTCCTTCGGTTTCAAACCAGCTTTCTTAGCTGGCGTACCAGCAATTGGTGAAATAATTTGAACATAGTTGCCAGATTTTTGAACCTGGGCACCAATTCCAGAAAACGAACTGTCGATCGTGTCATTCAAGCTTTCCGTCTCGCTCTTGTCCATGTACTCGGAAAATTTATCACCTAACGAATTGACCATGCCGTTAATGGCACCGTTGGCCAACTTATTCGCATTGACCGGTTTGTAGTAATTCTCATTGATCGTTTCATAAACTGATTCAATCTTTTTCATTGCTTTACTAGTCTGCTGCATACTGCTGAGCTGGGCATTGACTTGCCGACCAATCAGCCAGTACGTCCCACCCACCCCAATGCCTAATGCGACGACAATGGAAATAATATAGGTCCATAGACCAACGCGTCGCTTTGGCCGGGGCACTTTTTTTATGTGCGGATTAGTTTGTTTGGGTTCCTCTGGCATACCGAACGTCCTCTTTCCTACAAATTAATTTAAGCTTCACTTGCCAAATAGGCTTGCCACGCGTCATCAAAGACCGTCATCGTTGGCAAATAACCAGCGTTCAATTCCAAATATTGTGAGAGTTCGTGAAAATCTTTACTCTGCTTTGGAAACGATTGATCCAAAAACGCATTATTGGCAAATTCGGCAATGGCATCGGTACTGTCTGGGTTCCGTTGCGTCATCAAGAATGTATAAAATGTTTTATGCATGAATTCACTCCTTAGTCACTAGTTTTTGGAATATGCATTTCGAACTTGAACTGATTATTCTTCAAATCAAGCTTATCTACACTATAACGAACATCATGTTTACCAACTAATTTATTCAAGTAGAGGTCGATTGTCTTCTTCTTGGCATTCAACTTGACCCACTTAGGTGTCTTGTAATTATTATTAATATAATTAATCACAAAGCTGATTGGCAAGGACATCGTCCCGACCGATAAATTGGTTGCTTTCAACGAAATATTGCCGTTATCGATGACACTTGGTTGCATCGTGATCACAAACGACACGTTCTGACCCAGTACCTGCGTCGTTCCGAGCAAATAAGCGCCGGTAGACCGGACCACGAAGCGATATTTCATGTCTTGGCCCTTTTGTAGATCATTCAAATAATAACTCGCAAGGGCGTTTAATTGTTTTCGATTCATTGTAATCGGCACACTAGCCGCATCCGTATTGCTTGCAGCCGTCAAACTAGTGCTTTCGCTAGGCGATCGTAAGACCTGGGTGCCGACGTAAGCACCGGTGCCGACAATCAACGCAATCAAGACAACGGCGACCCATTTCCAAACATTGATTGGACCGTTTGTCTTCGGATTTTTAGGTGCTGATGCCTGCTTGTTTCGTTGTGCTTCCCGCATCTCATTACCTCCCTATTTTTTGATTAACCACGCATCATGGGCCATCATGGTCTGATACAGTTTGGTTGTAAACACACGATACCCCCGCTTATTGGGATGGAAATTATCAGCAGTCGAAATCAAATCATTCGTCTTGTTTTCCGCCTCTAAAGCGCCAGTAATGGCCTTTGAGCTGGTTAAGCTAGTTAAGGTCGTGGCACTCGCTGCTTTCTTCAACTTGCGAATCTGGGCTGCCGTCTTGTACTGGCCGTGTGACATGGTCCAATTGATATCCATAAAATACGTATGCTTGTATTGACTAACCGTCGTCTGTGTCTGATCATTCCACTGGCTAATGTAGTGCGTGATCGACGTCACATTTGGAAAGTTCACATAAATTGGATTATAGATGCTAAAGACAAAAACTGACGCAGTGCCATTCAAACTTTGTAATTTATTAAATAATTTAGTTAGTTTATTCGCATATAAAGTTTGCGCTTTAGCAACCGTCGCGTTATTTTTGGCCGTATTGTTAGAAGTTAGGGACCCTTCGAGCGTTTGCAAGAGGTCGTTACCGCCAACCGTCACGGTAATCACATCCGCCTTGGCAATTTTCTGTTGTAACACTTTCGACTTATTAATGCGTGCTAAAATCTGGTCACTCCGATCACCGGACTTACCAGCATTCGTGGTCGTCACCTTCAGCTTTTGCTTAGTCGTCAACGTTTTTTTGATCTGACCAACGTAGCCACCCTCGGACTCATCGCCGACCCCTTCGGTTAAGGAGTCACCGACCGCGACCAAGTTGATTTTCGCCTTGTGGGGCGTCTTCTTGGCAGTGGTCTTTTTAGTCGTTGTTGGGGTAGTCGTCGCCGATTCATTTTGCGGATGCAGCAGATAATTGACCCCGAAAAACACCCCGACCGCTAACACCGCCATCACTAAAATGATTTTAATGGTTTCTTTAACTTTGGACATTGGCATCCAACCTTTCTTCACCGTTGAGCAGTCCATTTAATCAGAGCTAACTCATCTTTGAACAATAAAATGGTCACCATCCCCTGTTGGGACGATCACCATTTGCCATTAGTGCTCGTAGACAAGTCGCCTGTGGGACACCGCTCACTTTACGCTGGCGCTTGCGTATGATATTCCACGGCAAACGCACCCGGGCCACCATGGGTCGCAATAATTGGCACCGTTGGTTGAACACTGATCTTGAGACTTGGTAAAGCCGCTTGTAGGCGCGCCCGATATTCTTCCACGCGCTCCGTGGCGCCAACGTGAGAGATTGCAACTTCGGCGACGTTCGGCGTTGCAATAATATCGTCGAGAACCTTATCAAAAAACTTATTAATCGCCTTAACACCGCGCCCCTTCATCTTCACATCTAGGGTGCCGTCATCAACTTCCAAGGCAATCTTAACATTCAGTAGCGTACTGATTGCCCCCGTCAGACGACTGATTCGACCACCAGCAACGAGGTTATTCAGGGTCATTACGCCCATGAATAGCTTGGTATGGGCCTGAGTCGCATGAATCTGATCGATGACCGCCTGTTTGTCAGCACCACTCTGGGCTAACTTAGCAGCAGTCAAAACTTGAAAGGCCATCGCACGGTCGGTCGTCCGAGCGTCGATCACGGTGACATCGGTCTTCGTAATCGAAGCCGCTTGTTCCGCCGTGTGCACTGTTCCTGAAATGGCTTCGAGCATATTGATACAAATCACACTCGCGCCATCCGCACCTAACTTATCAAACGTTTCAATGAACGTTCCGAGTGCCGGTTGGCTCGTCTTTGGTAAAGATTTAGCCGTTGCCATCTTGTCAATAAATTCTTCACGCGTAATCGTTTCATCTTCCACGTAAATGGTGCCATCGATCATGACAGTCAACGGAATCACGGTAATATCGTATTTTTTTACCTCGGCATCCGTCAAATTTGCCGAAGAATCGGTCACAATCTTGATTTTCGTCATACTTTGCCACGCTTTCTTATACTTGTAACGTTTAAACGATCGTTACAATAAAATTAATGCTTTCAGTATAGCAGAAATCTGCCTGAGTTTCACGGTTGCCACTGAATTAACGACGGCGGAAATCATCAAATTCGTACGGATATTGATTTTTCTCATCCACCGTCCCAATTTGTTGGCTCACCAGCTGCCACTGCGTGTAATCTACGGCCGGCATCCAAGTATCACCATCAAACCTTGCGTTGATACGCGTCCGATATAAATAATCGGCCACCGGTAACACGGCTTCAAACACCACCGCACCACCAATGACAAAAATCGGTTCATCCGGATGGGCGGCCGCGAGTGTTTGGATCGCCGCCACATCTGCTAGTTGATGGACTTCCGGTGGCAACTTTAAATCAGACTGACGTGAGAGCACCCAATTGGTCCGCCGTGGGAGCGGGCGTTTAAAGCCCGCAAAAGTCTTGCGCCCCATCACGACATGGTGTCCGGTCGTCAGCGCTTTGAACCGCTGCATATCTGCTGGTAAATGCCAGGGAAGCTGGCCCTGGTTGCCAATCAGGCCATTTTGATCTTCTGCCCATATCAATGCAATCATTGCGGCCTCCTAAATCGCGACCGGCGCTTTGATTGCCGGTGCGGGATCATAGCCACTGAGCTTAATGTCACTCATTTGGTAATCAAAAATACTGTCATGAGCCCCACTTAAAGTCAGCTGGGGTGCCGGCCGAGGTTGCCGGGTCAACTGCGTTTTAACTTGTTCCACATGGTTAGTATAAATGTGCGCGTCACCCAACGTATGCACGAACTCGCCCACTGCTAGGCCCGTCTCCTTAGCAATCAGATGTGTTAGTAACGCATAACTCGCAATATTGAATGGCACACCTAGGAAGACATCGCCTGAACGTTGGTAGAGTTGGCAAGAGAGCTTACCATCCGCGACATAGAATTGAAACAGAGTATGACACGGTGGTAACGCCATGTTCGGCACATCTTCTGGATTCCAAGCGGAAACGATTAACCGCCGCGAATCCGGATGCGTCTTGATCATTTCAATCACATTGGCAATTTGATCGATCGTCTTTCCCTGACGCGTTTGCCAGTGACGCCATTGCGCACCGTAAACGTCACCCAAATTACCATACTTGGCCGCAAACGCGTCGTCTGTCAAGATCTGGTCATCAAAGGTCTGCATCTGAGCTTGATAAATCGGCGCAAAGTCAGGATCATCTAGCCGGCGGTGTTCAAAATTCGTCATATCAGGGCCGTCATAATCGGCACTCGTAACCCAATTTTTGAACGCCCATTCGTCCCAGATATGGTTGTGATGTTGCAATAAATACTGAATATTCGTATCACCATGCAAAAACCATAGTAATTCGCTCTTGATCAGTCCAAAGGGAACTTTTTTGGTCGTCAATAACGGGAAGCCTTGACTCAGGTCAAAGCGCATCTGGTAACCAAACACACTGTATGTTCCCGTGCCGGTACGGTCATCCTTATACGTGCCGTGTTCTAAAATGGTGCGCGCGAGTTGTAAATAACTATCTTCTAACATGCGATCATCCTTTCAGGCTTCTGCATACTGGCTGAGGTAGTCCCAGCGATCCATCTTCTCATCAATCGTTTGTTCCGTCTTAGTCAATTCTTTTTGCAAATCAGCCAACTTGCCATAATCACTGGCATTGGCAGCCATCGCCGCTTCGATCTCACTCTTATGGCTATCCAATTGCTCGATAACCCCTTCGATCTTGTCGTATTCGAGCTGTTCCGCGTAAGTCAGCTTGACTTTGGCTTTCTTGGCCAATGGTGCGGTCGAGTCATCCGTGACCGGCTTAGCCGTAGTTTTTGTCGCAGTGGCCTTGGCTGCGGGCTTGGCCGCGTCTTTTTGATCCTTCAAATAACTGGAGAAACGGCCAGAATAGCGTTCAATATGCCCCTGACCATCAAAAATCAGTAGTTTCGTGCCGACCTTGTCCAAAAAATAGCGGTCATGGGAAACAGTGATGACGGTCCCGGCAAAATCATCGAGGTAGTTCTCCAACACCGTTAACGTACCAATATCCAAATCATTAGTCGGTTCGTCCAATAAGAGGACGTTCGGCTGTTGCATCAACAACTTCAGTAAGTATAGCCGGCGCTGTTCGCCCCCAGATAACTTGCGAATCAGCGTGCCGTGCATCGAACGTGGGAACAGAAACTCTTCTAGTAACTCAGTCACTGAAACATGCTCGCCCTGCTTATTCAAGACCGTCTCACCGACATCTTGCAAGTAATTAATGATGCGCTTGTCGCCCGGAATCGGTTCGGTCTGTTGAGTATAATAGGCCATCTTGACGGTCTCACCGATCGTCACGGTCCCACTATCAAGTGGCAGTCGACCCGCAATCACATTCAATAAACTAGATTTCCCGGCACCGTTGATTCCAGTGATACCGATGCGGTCATTGGCTTGGATCAACATCGAAAAGTGATCCAGGATGGTTTGCCGATCAAACTGCAAGCTCGCGTCCTTTAACTCGATCACTTTCTTACCCAAACGCTGCTGACCGAGCGAAATATCAACATCGTCATCAACTTGGAGCGTATTCAAATTATCCTTCAAATCATTGAACCGATTGATGCGCCCCTGTTGCTTCGTGCTACGCGCGGGTGCTCCCGCACGCATCCAAGCCAGTTCCTTTTTGTACAGCTGCTGTTGCTTATGTTCAGCTAACACGTCACGGGCGACCCGTTCGGCTTTCGCTTGCACGAAATCTTGGTAATTTCCCGTATACTTATGCAGCTCGCCAAATGACAATTCAAACATCTGGTTGGCGACTTGATCCAAGAAATACCGGTCATGGGTCACGACAATCAAAGCACCCTTATAACTAGCTAAATAGCTTTCTAACCACTCAATTGAGTCAAAATCAAGATGGTTGGTCGGTTCGTCTAGTAATAAAAGATCCGGTGATTGAATCAACACTTGCGCCAGGCCCACCCGCTTCTGTTGGCCCCCCGACATCTGACTGACGGTCTGCGTCAGGTCGGTAATGTGCAGTTGTGTCAAAATCGTTTTGACATCACTTTCAGCCGTCCAAGCATCTTCTTGGTTCATTCGATCCTCAGCGGCCACGTAAGCTTTTTGGGTCGCTTGGTCTTCGGGATGATCAGCATAAGCGGCCAACGTTTGCTCGTAGTGGCGAATCGTTCGAAAGACTTGCTGACTACCGGCCAAAACGGCATCAATGACTGTCAGATTCTGGTCAAGTTCCGGCTTTTGCTTTAAATAACCAATCGTATAATTTTTGGGCATCACCAGTTGACCGGCTTCCGGTGCCGTAATCCCGGCTAATACGTCTAATAAATTCGTTTTCCCGGACCCGTTAACGCCAATGACACCAATCCGGTCATGTTCATTCACAATAAATGAAATATCGTGAAATAACGTCTTCTCACCATAAGTTCGGGTCAGATTTTCTGCTCTTAAAGTTTGCATTGTTACGATCCACCCTTTTTTTACATCATTAAGTTCTATCTTAGCTAGAATCGGCTTAAAACACAACTGACAAACGCGCAAATCAACGTTAATATTTCCTAACGATCATCGATTCGATTGGGTCGTGAGTCACAAAAAACTCCTGAGGCTCACTCGGCCCCAAGAGTTGTTTGGCAACACCTTATTAGTTATGATCACCATAAACATCAAAGACGGTCCGTTCATCATCAACGACTAAGTGTAATTTTCCATCGCTGGCTAATGAGCTCGTCTGATAAATGTTGTCGATACCATCCGCATCCCGTGGCTTGAATGGCAAGTAAATTTGTTCACTACCACGTTCGTCGCCAAACAGGATATCAATTTTTTCAATGTCTTGATAATGTGTCACCCGTTCAAACATCCCACTTGTCACGGATGATAGTTGGGTCGTGTCCGGATCGATCGCATCAGCGTCAGGTTTAAATTCAGCCTTAAATGATTTACAAGGATGAATGATGGTCATAT
This Lactiplantibacillus plantarum DNA region includes the following protein-coding sequences:
- a CDS encoding LLM class flavin-dependent oxidoreductase; translated protein: MIDVNQLEFGLETFGDIVAKTDGSLQSAGESLRQIVREGQLADQYGLDVFGIGEHHRPDYSVSSPETVLAATAAVTQHIKLASAVTVLSSDDPVRVYERFATLDGLSNGRAQVMLGRGSFTESFPLFGYDLTDYDDLFNEKLALYDQLRTEKPVTWSGKFRASLTNQDVYPKTATGELETYIGIGGSPESIIRAAKIGYKVIIAIIGGRADRFKPYIKLYHEAAKKFNQPAYPIAVHSHGFIADDQDEALTVAYQNIKANFDRIGLTRGWAPMSHEQFDRETKYGSFYVGTPTVVAQRIATTIETLGLGRFDLVYGAGNQTAAQRERMIELYATQVIPQVKTILQAKQVTTK
- a CDS encoding MFS transporter, encoding MNRRAIYFVQGALLLSNVMAGIDSTNVNTALPAIIADLHGLRLMAWIVAVFLLGTAVSTLIWSKMGERFGNKRAYQMTTALFIVGSLLQGLAPNIWFLIIARGVAGLGNGGMISLPYIMYADIFKNPRDRMRALGLVSACFSMATIIGPMVGGVIVDVWSWHWIFYLNVPIGIVSAVLLQIFYQEPKREHNLQPMDRAGALLMAVGIISLLGGIELIGMVSLWIVAIVIVGALIVLGSLTIVERRAVDPVIPGRLFKNAPLVVDFVLFVLIWGAFVAFLTYSPMWAQGLLGTSALIGGATQIPSAFANFGGSESVPRMRRHLTPHRVLTINIIILTLTFVPLMIGGVKLPYWVLLLAGFFEGWGNGACFNELQVKVQVDADQRDIPVATSFSYLIRMLSQTFTTAIFGLIMNQALTSGVARSDGKITMAMMNQLSDASRAGRLPAHLVPMMRGILHTGLQNIMIVAFGLMIVALVINLWAQRHETQRQAQS
- a CDS encoding S41 family peptidase, which codes for MPEEPKQTNPHIKKVPRPKRRVGLWTYIISIVVALGIGVGGTYWLIGRQVNAQLSSMQQTSKAMKKIESVYETINENYYKPVNANKLANGAINGMVNSLGDKFSEYMDKSETESLNDTIDSSFSGIGAQVQKSGNYVQIISPIAGTPAKKAGLKPKDIIKAVNGKSVAGKTLTQAVSMMRGKIGTTVKLTIERSGQTFTVSLKRAKIPVTTVDYKLVGGDKKIGYITVSTFSTNTAKEFKTALKALDKKGAKKLVIDMRGNPGGLMTAALKMASIFLKNGKTIMQVQARDGSTEKYTASKKYDGGFKETKPTTVLIDGGSASAAEIFSAALHQSAGVKLVGSQSYGKGTVQTVTTFNDKTEMKITVAKWLTPNGTWINKKGLTPDVKADEPSYASLTVISKVSDLQADKVNSNVKTFQKYLQALGYFKGTVNGYFGDSTTSAVKQYQKHAKLTVNGKVDKQTLTKIETELANKISDNDRAYDAAMKLIEKTN
- a CDS encoding YozE family protein, which gives rise to MHKTFYTFLMTQRNPDSTDAIAEFANNAFLDQSFPKQSKDFHELSQYLELNAGYLPTMTVFDDAWQAYLASEA
- a CDS encoding YpmS family protein; protein product: MREAQRNKQASAPKNPKTNGPINVWKWVAVVLIALIVGTGAYVGTQVLRSPSESTSLTAASNTDAASVPITMNRKQLNALASYYLNDLQKGQDMKYRFVVRSTGAYLLGTTQVLGQNVSFVITMQPSVIDNGNISLKATNLSVGTMSLPISFVINYINNNYKTPKWVKLNAKKKTIDLYLNKLVGKHDVRYSVDKLDLKNNQFKFEMHIPKTSD
- a CDS encoding SGNH/GDSL hydrolase family protein translates to MSKVKETIKIILVMAVLAVGVFFGVNYLLHPQNESATTTPTTTKKTTAKKTPHKAKINLVAVGDSLTEGVGDESEGGYVGQIKKTLTTKQKLKVTTTNAGKSGDRSDQILARINKSKVLQQKIAKADVITVTVGGNDLLQTLEGSLTSNNTAKNNATVAKAQTLYANKLTKLFNKLQSLNGTASVFVFSIYNPIYVNFPNVTSITHYISQWNDQTQTTVSQYKHTYFMDINWTMSHGQYKTAAQIRKLKKAASATTLTSLTSSKAITGALEAENKTNDLISTADNFHPNKRGYRVFTTKLYQTMMAHDAWLIKK
- a CDS encoding DegV family protein, translated to MTKIKIVTDSSANLTDAEVKKYDITVIPLTVMIDGTIYVEDETITREEFIDKMATAKSLPKTSQPALGTFIETFDKLGADGASVICINMLEAISGTVHTAEQAASITKTDVTVIDARTTDRAMAFQVLTAAKLAQSGADKQAVIDQIHATQAHTKLFMGVMTLNNLVAGGRISRLTGAISTLLNVKIALEVDDGTLDVKMKGRGVKAINKFFDKVLDDIIATPNVAEVAISHVGATERVEEYRARLQAALPSLKISVQPTVPIIATHGGPGAFAVEYHTQAPA
- a CDS encoding dihydrofolate reductase, which codes for MIALIWAEDQNGLIGNQGQLPWHLPADMQRFKALTTGHHVVMGRKTFAGFKRPLPRRTNWVLSRQSDLKLPPEVHQLADVAAIQTLAAAHPDEPIFVIGGAVVFEAVLPVADYLYRTRINARFDGDTWMPAVDYTQWQLVSQQIGTVDEKNQYPYEFDDFRRR
- a CDS encoding thymidylate synthase, which produces MLEDSYLQLARTILEHGTYKDDRTGTGTYSVFGYQMRFDLSQGFPLLTTKKVPFGLIKSELLWFLHGDTNIQYLLQHHNHIWDEWAFKNWVTSADYDGPDMTNFEHRRLDDPDFAPIYQAQMQTFDDQILTDDAFAAKYGNLGDVYGAQWRHWQTRQGKTIDQIANVIEMIKTHPDSRRLIVSAWNPEDVPNMALPPCHTLFQFYVADGKLSCQLYQRSGDVFLGVPFNIASYALLTHLIAKETGLAVGEFVHTLGDAHIYTNHVEQVKTQLTRQPRPAPQLTLSGAHDSIFDYQMSDIKLSGYDPAPAIKAPVAI
- a CDS encoding ABC-F family ATP-binding cassette domain-containing protein, translated to MQTLRAENLTRTYGEKTLFHDISFIVNEHDRIGVIGVNGSGKTNLLDVLAGITAPEAGQLVMPKNYTIGYLKQKPELDQNLTVIDAVLAGSQQVFRTIRHYEQTLAAYADHPEDQATQKAYVAAEDRMNQEDAWTAESDVKTILTQLHITDLTQTVSQMSGGQQKRVGLAQVLIQSPDLLLLDEPTNHLDFDSIEWLESYLASYKGALIVVTHDRYFLDQVANQMFELSFGELHKYTGNYQDFVQAKAERVARDVLAEHKQQQLYKKELAWMRAGAPARSTKQQGRINRFNDLKDNLNTLQVDDDVDISLGQQRLGKKVIELKDASLQFDRQTILDHFSMLIQANDRIGITGINGAGKSSLLNVIAGRLPLDSGTVTIGETVKMAYYTQQTEPIPGDKRIINYLQDVGETVLNKQGEHVSVTELLEEFLFPRSMHGTLIRKLSGGEQRRLYLLKLLMQQPNVLLLDEPTNDLDIGTLTVLENYLDDFAGTVITVSHDRYFLDKVGTKLLIFDGQGHIERYSGRFSSYLKDQKDAAKPAAKATATKTTAKPVTDDSTAPLAKKAKVKLTYAEQLEYDKIEGVIEQLDSHKSEIEAAMAANASDYGKLADLQKELTKTEQTIDEKMDRWDYLSQYAEA